In Tolypothrix sp. NIES-4075, the following proteins share a genomic window:
- the hpsE gene encoding hormogonium polysaccharide biosynthesis glycosyltransferase HpsE, with the protein MTTHVDFTVAICTYNGENRLPEVLERLRSQVYSPNLRWEVLVVDNNSKDNTAKIVRQYQANWSDSNPLRYLFELQQGAAFARKLAIIESRAELIGFLDDDNLPASDWVAAAYTFAQEHPKTGAYGSQIHADFEVQPPENFQRIAPFLAITERGSLPLLYEPRKKLLPPSAGIVVRKQAWLESVPTHSILTGRVTGNMLTGEDLEVLSFIQKAGWEIWYNPAMEVHHKIPSWRLQRDYLIPFFRGVGLSRHVTRTISIKRWLIPLAVLVYMANDLRKIFLHLLKYRIKVKTDLVAACEMQLMLSSLISSIYLWKNGYLNLQYK; encoded by the coding sequence ATGACGACACACGTTGACTTTACTGTAGCTATTTGCACCTACAATGGCGAAAACCGTTTACCGGAAGTATTAGAGCGCTTGCGATCGCAAGTTTACAGTCCAAACCTTCGTTGGGAAGTTCTTGTTGTTGATAACAACAGTAAAGACAACACTGCCAAGATAGTCCGACAATATCAAGCAAATTGGTCAGATAGTAACCCTTTACGTTATTTATTTGAACTGCAACAAGGTGCAGCCTTTGCAAGAAAATTGGCAATTATTGAGAGCCGTGCTGAACTGATAGGTTTTCTTGATGACGACAACTTACCAGCATCAGACTGGGTTGCTGCTGCCTATACTTTTGCACAAGAGCATCCAAAAACAGGTGCATACGGTAGTCAAATTCACGCCGATTTTGAAGTACAACCGCCAGAAAACTTTCAGCGAATAGCACCATTTTTGGCAATTACAGAACGTGGTTCGCTACCTCTTCTATATGAACCTCGCAAAAAATTACTACCTCCCTCAGCGGGAATTGTTGTACGTAAACAAGCTTGGTTAGAAAGCGTTCCTACTCACTCAATTTTAACAGGCAGAGTAACTGGGAATATGCTCACTGGTGAAGACTTAGAAGTGTTATCTTTCATTCAAAAAGCAGGCTGGGAAATTTGGTATAACCCAGCGATGGAAGTACATCACAAAATACCAAGTTGGCGTTTACAAAGAGATTACTTAATTCCATTTTTTCGAGGAGTTGGACTTAGCAGACATGTCACGCGCACAATCAGTATTAAAAGATGGTTAATACCGTTAGCAGTACTTGTTTATATGGCAAACGACTTGCGAAAAATTTTTCTCCACCTCCTCAAATATCGTATTAAAGTTAAGACTGACTTAGTGGCGGCTTGTGAGATGCAACTGATGTTAAGTAGCCTAATCAGTTCTATTTACTTGTGGAAAAATGGGTATTTAAATTTACAGTATAAATAA
- the rpmB gene encoding 50S ribosomal protein L28 — protein MSRKCELTGKKANNAFAISHSHRRTKRLQQANLQSKRVWWPQGNRWVKLKLSTKAIKTLETKGLHAMAKEAGINLNHY, from the coding sequence ATGTCTCGTAAATGTGAATTAACTGGTAAAAAGGCAAATAACGCCTTTGCAATTTCTCACTCCCACCGTCGTACCAAGCGGCTTCAGCAAGCCAACCTGCAAAGCAAGCGCGTTTGGTGGCCCCAAGGAAACCGTTGGGTGAAACTGAAGTTGTCAACCAAAGCCATCAAAACCCTGGAAACCAAAGGGTTGCACGCAATGGCAAAAGAAGCGGGGATTAACCTTAATCATTATTAA